Proteins found in one Limnohabitans sp. TEGF004 genomic segment:
- a CDS encoding TIGR00645 family protein: MKQTPALPRFIFASRWLQLPLYLGLIAAQGVYVFHFWVELVHLIEAAFGSQAALDALVTSIGYKNGMTVTHLSESITMLVVLGLIDVVMISNLLIMVIVGGYETFVSRMYLENHPDQPEWLSHVNASVLKVKLGMAIIGISSIHLLKTFINAANYDEKVLMWQTIIHITFLLSALAIALTDKLSHATPSTSSSAH, encoded by the coding sequence ATGAAACAAACCCCTGCACTGCCCCGTTTTATTTTTGCCAGCCGCTGGTTGCAGCTGCCTTTGTATTTGGGCCTCATTGCTGCGCAAGGCGTGTATGTGTTTCACTTTTGGGTCGAGTTGGTGCATTTGATTGAGGCTGCGTTTGGCAGCCAAGCTGCGCTGGATGCCTTGGTCACCAGCATCGGCTACAAAAATGGCATGACCGTCACGCATCTGAGCGAGTCCATCACCATGCTGGTGGTGCTGGGTCTGATTGACGTGGTGATGATTTCTAACTTGCTCATCATGGTCATCGTGGGCGGCTATGAAACCTTTGTCTCGCGCATGTACCTCGAAAACCATCCGGATCAGCCTGAATGGTTGAGCCATGTGAACGCCTCGGTGTTGAAGGTCAAGCTGGGTATGGCCATCATTGGCATTTCATCCATCCATTTGCTCAAGACCTTCATCAATGCGGCCAACTACGACGAGAAGGTGTTGATGTGGCAAACCATCATCCACATTACCTTCTTGCTCAGCGCCTTGGCCATTGCGCTGACCGATAAGCTGTCGCACGCAACCCCATCTACATCTTCTTCGGCGCATTGA
- a CDS encoding 5'-nucleotidase, giving the protein MGVSLDGKLVVAISSRALFDFEEENQVFEQGDDRAYMNLQLDRLETPAKPGVAFSLVQKLLAFNTSEAQRVEVVILSRNDPVSGMRVFRSAQHYGLPIQRGSFTRGQSPWRYLRPLNANLFLSTHLSDVRSALDAGVPAAQVYPHSAHASEANPHEVRIAFDGDAVLFSDEAERVFQTQGLDAFQQHEKTNAAQPLPAGPFKPLLLALQGLQQAGTPHMRIRTALVTARSAPAHERAIRTLMNWNIEVDEAMFLGGLEKGEFLREFEPDFFFDDQTGHIESAARHVPAGHVASGVRNTEV; this is encoded by the coding sequence ATGGGTGTTTCTCTCGACGGTAAATTGGTTGTAGCGATCTCCTCGCGAGCGCTGTTTGACTTCGAAGAAGAAAACCAAGTCTTCGAACAAGGCGATGACCGCGCCTACATGAACCTGCAGCTTGATCGCCTTGAAACACCGGCCAAGCCTGGCGTCGCTTTCTCGTTGGTGCAAAAGCTCTTGGCCTTCAACACCTCTGAGGCGCAACGCGTGGAAGTGGTCATCCTTTCGCGCAATGACCCCGTCAGCGGCATGCGCGTGTTCCGCTCAGCGCAGCACTACGGTCTGCCTATTCAGCGCGGCAGCTTCACACGCGGGCAATCGCCTTGGCGCTATTTGCGCCCGCTCAACGCCAACTTGTTTTTGTCTACGCATTTGTCAGATGTGCGCTCGGCCCTAGACGCGGGTGTGCCTGCCGCGCAGGTGTACCCGCACTCTGCCCACGCCTCAGAAGCCAACCCACACGAAGTGCGCATCGCCTTTGACGGTGATGCGGTGTTGTTCAGCGACGAAGCAGAACGTGTGTTTCAAACCCAAGGCTTGGACGCGTTTCAGCAGCACGAAAAAACCAATGCCGCACAGCCTTTGCCCGCTGGCCCATTCAAACCATTGCTGCTAGCCCTGCAAGGCCTGCAACAAGCAGGCACACCGCACATGCGCATTCGCACCGCACTGGTCACCGCGCGCAGTGCGCCCGCGCACGAACGTGCGATTCGCACGCTGATGAACTGGAACATTGAAGTGGATGAAGCCATGTTCTTGGGTGGCCTTGAAAAAGGCGAGTTCTTGCGCGAGTTTGAACCCGACTTTTTCTTTGACGACCAAACCGGCCACATCGAATCAGCCGCCCGTCACGTGCCCGCAGGCCATGTAGCCAGCGGCGTGCGCAACACCGAAGTCTAA
- a CDS encoding DMT family transporter, with translation MPHQKKHTAWMGICLLLVAVLCFAALDTTSKRVTTEVPLLMAVWARYFFQALLTTGVVLPIKGLDVFKTKNPRQHITRGVLLVSVTGLAFASLQFMPVGEFTAIVMTVPLLVTLLATRMLGEHVSTQRVILVCAGFIGTLIIVRPGTQVFGWPLLIPLALVIVNSAFQLLTSKMARTEDAMTTQFYTTWVGTAMASVPLYWFWVPVTDTQVLLELVFMGVSGCIGHFLLILAFERSPAGTLMPYMYAQIAFAMLGDWLVFGHVPDHGSLLGIALIALSGIAGGLLTVYEIRQKTQG, from the coding sequence ATGCCACATCAAAAAAAGCACACCGCGTGGATGGGCATTTGTTTGTTGCTGGTCGCCGTTCTGTGCTTTGCAGCGCTGGACACCACCAGCAAGCGGGTGACCACAGAAGTGCCGTTGCTCATGGCGGTGTGGGCGCGTTATTTTTTTCAGGCTTTGCTCACCACAGGCGTGGTGTTGCCGATCAAAGGCTTGGACGTCTTTAAAACCAAAAATCCGCGTCAACACATCACGCGGGGTGTGTTGCTGGTCTCTGTCACGGGCTTGGCTTTTGCGAGCTTGCAGTTCATGCCTGTGGGTGAATTCACGGCCATTGTGATGACGGTGCCTTTGTTGGTCACTCTGCTGGCCACGCGCATGTTGGGCGAGCATGTGTCCACGCAGCGCGTGATCTTGGTGTGCGCGGGCTTCATTGGCACGCTCATCATCGTGCGGCCCGGCACGCAGGTGTTTGGTTGGCCGTTGCTCATTCCGCTTGCCTTGGTCATTGTGAACTCGGCATTTCAATTGCTGACCAGCAAGATGGCGCGCACCGAAGACGCGATGACCACCCAGTTTTACACCACGTGGGTCGGTACTGCGATGGCCTCCGTGCCGCTCTATTGGTTCTGGGTGCCTGTGACCGACACGCAGGTGTTGCTGGAATTGGTGTTCATGGGCGTGTCTGGCTGCATTGGCCATTTCTTGCTGATCTTGGCGTTTGAGCGTTCGCCCGCCGGTACCTTGATGCCCTATATGTATGCGCAAATTGCGTTTGCCATGTTGGGCGATTGGTTGGTCTTTGGCCACGTACCAGACCATGGGTCGCTGCTGGGGATTGCTTTGATCGCCTTGAGTGGTATCGCTGGAGGCCTGCTCACCGTGTACGAGATTCGTCAAAAAACCCAGGGCTAA
- a CDS encoding HNH endonuclease signature motif containing protein, with translation MSRLKLTRDKIYKTVSRQLHGVVPCWVCGEHVAHVDATLEHIQPLSEGGNSHQENLAISHDRCNNLRHAKTKY, from the coding sequence TTGAGTCGGCTCAAGCTCACCCGCGACAAGATTTATAAAACGGTATCGCGCCAGTTGCATGGCGTGGTGCCGTGTTGGGTCTGCGGGGAGCATGTGGCGCACGTTGACGCCACGCTAGAGCACATTCAGCCGCTGAGCGAAGGCGGCAACAGCCATCAAGAAAACTTGGCCATCAGCCACGACCGCTGCAACAACTTGCGGCACGCGAAAACCAAGTACTGA
- a CDS encoding YggT family protein: MLIQIFSLVLHFAVGLVAGTCLLRMYMHLMGISLSRSGGSPLAPFVFAISNWIVLPVRRYVPALGRLDTASLVAAYAVLLAKHSLLWIVAGATSDWLGLFVNAGFELLSVMLSSLMWMVIGYALMSWFSAAAEIRYLLAQLIEPLLIPIRRVLPQMGGVDLSPIALLLLIQIAEIVLHGLRAQVAF; encoded by the coding sequence ATGCTTATACAAATTTTCTCCTTAGTTCTGCACTTCGCCGTTGGCCTAGTGGCTGGCACCTGTTTGCTGCGCATGTACATGCACTTGATGGGCATCAGCTTGTCGCGCAGCGGCGGTAGCCCACTGGCACCCTTTGTGTTCGCCATATCCAATTGGATCGTGTTGCCTGTGCGCCGTTACGTGCCAGCACTGGGTCGCCTAGACACGGCGAGTCTGGTGGCTGCTTATGCGGTGCTGTTGGCCAAACACTCGCTGCTGTGGATCGTGGCGGGCGCCACGTCTGACTGGCTGGGTTTGTTTGTCAACGCGGGTTTTGAGTTGCTGAGCGTGATGTTGTCGAGCCTGATGTGGATGGTGATTGGCTACGCACTCATGTCATGGTTCAGCGCGGCCGCTGAAATTCGTTACCTGTTGGCGCAATTGATCGAGCCACTGCTCATCCCGATTCGCCGCGTGCTGCCACAGATGGGCGGGGTGGACTTGTCACCCATCGCGCTGTTGCTGTTGATTCAAATTGCTGAAATCGTGCTGCACGGCTTGCGTGCACAGGTGGCTTTTTAA
- a CDS encoding ABC transporter ATP-binding protein/permease, whose protein sequence is MNAFRSVANNVATNWQKSRLQLSRVWALSLPYFKSEEKWRARLLLAACVGLNLGMVYMMVLFNDWNRVFYDALQNRDAAVFWHQLGVFAMLATCFIIVAVYRFYLTQLLQVRWRAWMTRDYLQRWLKGHVFYQLELQSKNGTDNPDQRIQEDVQQFTADTVSLSLGLLDASVTLLSFVGILWGLSGGFSFDVLGETYNLPGFMVWMALAYALAGSLIGHFIGRSMASLNFTQQRLEADFRHHLMRVREYSEAIALDRGGRVERLSLQERFALVLDNFMRLLRVQKRYTWFNSGYGQAAVVFPMLVASPRYFSGSIQLGELMQISSAFGQVQESLSWFISNYSRLASWQATTLRLTSFQDQMLAVKVDEAAEPDTTPLSFTGAVSGINALHTTPLTISLPNGEVLLADTSLNAAAGDTVLIRGPSGCGKSTLLRVLAGIWPHVTSPTHDRRGEPITYGPVVLPERSVFMPQRPYFPEGTLRQALAYPDSAEHYTDEALKNALYDALLPHLVNELDVAGYWTQQLSGGEQQRLALARVLLKRPRWVFADEATSALDEAAEKTLYEKLLTMVREEGGGLVSIAHRASVASYHDTVWQFVPAPEGSAAKFILVAE, encoded by the coding sequence ATGAACGCATTCAGAAGCGTTGCCAACAACGTGGCAACGAATTGGCAAAAAAGCCGCTTGCAACTCAGCCGTGTCTGGGCTTTGTCACTGCCCTATTTCAAGTCGGAAGAAAAATGGCGAGCCCGCTTGTTGCTGGCCGCTTGCGTGGGCTTGAACCTCGGCATGGTTTACATGATGGTTCTGTTCAACGACTGGAACCGCGTGTTTTATGACGCACTGCAAAACCGTGACGCCGCTGTGTTTTGGCATCAGCTCGGTGTGTTCGCCATGCTGGCCACGTGTTTCATCATCGTGGCGGTGTATCGCTTCTACCTCACGCAACTACTGCAAGTGCGGTGGCGTGCGTGGATGACGCGCGACTACTTGCAACGCTGGCTCAAAGGCCATGTGTTTTATCAACTGGAATTACAAAGCAAGAACGGCACAGACAACCCCGACCAACGGATTCAAGAAGATGTGCAGCAGTTCACCGCTGACACGGTCAGCTTGTCACTCGGCTTGCTCGACGCATCGGTCACGCTGCTGAGCTTTGTGGGCATCTTGTGGGGCCTATCTGGCGGCTTTAGTTTTGATGTACTGGGCGAGACCTACAACCTCCCCGGCTTCATGGTTTGGATGGCGTTGGCCTACGCGTTAGCAGGCAGCTTGATCGGTCACTTCATTGGCCGCTCGATGGCGTCACTCAACTTCACGCAGCAGCGGCTTGAAGCCGATTTCCGTCACCACCTGATGCGCGTGCGCGAGTACAGCGAAGCCATTGCACTTGACCGTGGAGGCCGCGTGGAACGCTTGTCGCTGCAAGAGCGCTTTGCACTGGTGCTGGATAACTTCATGCGTTTGCTGCGCGTGCAAAAACGCTACACCTGGTTCAACTCGGGCTATGGCCAAGCGGCGGTGGTGTTCCCCATGTTGGTGGCCTCACCGCGCTATTTCAGCGGGTCGATTCAGTTGGGCGAGTTGATGCAAATCTCTTCGGCATTTGGTCAAGTGCAAGAGTCGCTCAGCTGGTTCATCAGCAACTACAGCCGCTTGGCATCGTGGCAAGCCACCACGCTGCGTTTGACGAGTTTTCAAGATCAGATGCTGGCAGTCAAAGTGGATGAGGCAGCCGAGCCAGACACTACGCCACTGTCTTTCACCGGCGCTGTCTCGGGCATCAACGCCCTGCACACCACACCCCTCACCATCTCGCTGCCCAATGGCGAGGTGTTGCTGGCCGACACATCGCTCAACGCCGCTGCTGGCGACACCGTGTTGATTCGCGGTCCATCGGGCTGCGGCAAATCCACCTTGCTGCGCGTGTTGGCAGGCATTTGGCCGCATGTGACATCGCCCACGCACGACCGCCGTGGCGAGCCCATCACCTACGGCCCCGTGGTGTTGCCCGAACGAAGCGTGTTCATGCCGCAGCGCCCTTACTTCCCCGAAGGCACCTTGCGTCAAGCGCTGGCTTATCCAGATAGCGCCGAGCACTACACCGATGAAGCCTTGAAGAACGCGCTGTACGACGCACTGCTGCCTCACCTGGTGAACGAGCTAGACGTAGCAGGCTATTGGACACAACAGCTCTCAGGCGGCGAGCAACAACGCTTGGCTTTGGCGCGTGTGTTACTGAAGCGCCCACGTTGGGTGTTTGCTGACGAAGCCACCAGCGCTCTCGACGAAGCCGCCGAGAAAACGCTGTACGAAAAGCTGTTGACCATGGTGCGCGAAGAAGGCGGTGGCTTGGTGTCTATCGCTCACCGTGCCAGCGTGGCCAGTTACCACGACACGGTGTGGCAGTTTGTGCCTGCGCCTGAAGGCAGCGCAGCCAAGTTCATTCTTGTTGCGGAATGA
- a CDS encoding ATPase, T2SS/T4P/T4SS family translates to MRRPLPYAFARTHQLLLEDDGHTLTLWHSDAPDLSAWSEVTRRHAVQSFEYTDKATLAKRISEAYAQADSNAAAVVSEVESDADLTRMMQELPAVEDLLEAADDAPIIRMLNALLTQAARDGASDIHIEPYERHSSVRFRVDGTLREVVQPNRALHAALISRLKIMAELDIAEKRLPQDGRISLRLGQRAIDVRVSTLPSAHGERAVLRLLDKTESKLTLQAVGMEGETLRRFEALVHQPHGIILVTGPTGSGKTTTLYAALQGLDATRNNIMTVEDPIEYELAGVGQTQVNPKIDLDFAKALRAILRQDPDIIMIGEIRDYETAQIAIQASLTGHLVLATLHTNDAASAITRLTDMGVEPFLLSSSLLGVLAQRLLRKTCTHCSGKGCEVCGQSGYQGRTGIFELLTTNDDIRALIHNQASEAQLREAALRNGMTLMRDDGERLVRQGISTREELIRVTRD, encoded by the coding sequence ATGCGCCGCCCGCTGCCCTACGCCTTTGCCCGCACCCACCAGCTCTTGCTGGAGGACGATGGCCACACGCTCACGCTGTGGCACAGCGACGCGCCCGACCTGAGCGCGTGGAGCGAAGTGACCCGTCGCCACGCGGTGCAGTCGTTTGAATACACCGACAAAGCCACGCTGGCCAAACGCATCAGCGAAGCCTATGCACAAGCCGACAGCAACGCCGCCGCCGTGGTGAGCGAAGTCGAAAGCGACGCCGACCTCACGCGCATGATGCAAGAGCTGCCCGCCGTGGAAGACTTGCTCGAAGCCGCAGACGACGCACCCATCATCCGCATGCTCAACGCGCTACTGACGCAAGCCGCGCGCGATGGCGCAAGCGACATTCACATCGAACCGTATGAGCGCCACAGCAGCGTGCGCTTCCGTGTGGACGGCACGCTGCGCGAAGTGGTGCAGCCCAACCGTGCGTTGCATGCTGCGCTGATTTCGCGCCTGAAGATCATGGCCGAGTTGGACATTGCTGAAAAGCGTTTGCCGCAAGACGGTCGCATTTCGCTGCGCCTTGGCCAACGCGCGATTGACGTTCGCGTGTCCACCCTGCCCAGTGCGCATGGTGAACGCGCCGTGCTGCGTTTGCTCGACAAAACAGAAAGCAAACTCACGCTGCAAGCCGTGGGCATGGAAGGCGAAACTCTGCGCCGCTTTGAAGCACTGGTGCATCAGCCCCACGGCATCATCTTGGTGACTGGCCCCACGGGCTCGGGCAAAACCACCACGCTATACGCCGCATTGCAAGGGCTAGACGCCACACGCAATAACATCATGACGGTGGAAGATCCGATTGAATACGAGCTGGCTGGCGTGGGCCAAACACAGGTCAACCCCAAGATTGATTTGGACTTTGCCAAAGCTCTGCGCGCCATCCTGCGCCAAGACCCAGACATCATCATGATTGGTGAAATTCGCGATTACGAAACCGCGCAAATCGCCATTCAAGCCTCGCTCACCGGCCACTTGGTGTTGGCCACGCTGCACACCAACGATGCGGCCAGCGCCATCACCCGATTGACCGACATGGGCGTAGAGCCCTTCTTGCTCAGCTCGTCGCTCTTGGGCGTTTTGGCCCAACGCTTGCTACGCAAGACGTGTACGCATTGCTCTGGCAAGGGGTGTGAGGTGTGCGGCCAAAGCGGCTACCAAGGCCGCACTGGCATTTTTGAATTGCTCACCACCAATGACGACATCCGCGCCCTCATCCATAACCAAGCCAGCGAAGCGCAACTGCGCGAGGCGGCTTTGCGTAACGGCATGACGCTGATGCGTGACGATGGCGAACGTTTGGTGCGCCAAGGCATTTCCACCCGCGAAGAACTGATTCGCGTCACCCGCGACTAA
- the queC gene encoding 7-cyano-7-deazaguanine synthase QueC → MHRNALVLFSGGQDSTTCLAHALAQYERVETLAFDYRQRHLVELEARIQVLAQMREQFPQWAHKLGEDHLLDLGVLGQVSETSLTRDMAFKMEASGLPNTFVPGRNLLFLTLAAALAYRRDLDVIVTGVCETDFSGYPDCRDDTMKAMQIALSLGMDRRLLIETPLMWIDKAQTWQLAFDLGQKAHADGGHQLVDLIVEHTHTCYMGDRTHRHDWGYGCGTCPACDLRAKGWERWKF, encoded by the coding sequence ATCCACCGCAATGCTCTGGTTTTGTTCTCTGGCGGGCAAGACTCCACCACCTGTTTGGCGCATGCGCTTGCGCAATACGAGCGCGTGGAGACCTTGGCGTTTGACTACCGCCAGCGCCACTTGGTGGAGCTAGAAGCCCGCATTCAAGTGCTGGCGCAAATGCGCGAGCAGTTCCCACAATGGGCACACAAGTTGGGCGAAGACCATTTGCTCGACCTTGGTGTGTTGGGCCAAGTGAGCGAAACATCGCTCACACGCGACATGGCTTTCAAGATGGAAGCCTCAGGTTTGCCCAACACCTTTGTGCCGGGACGCAACCTGTTGTTCCTCACACTCGCCGCTGCATTGGCCTATCGCCGTGATTTGGATGTCATCGTCACCGGCGTGTGCGAAACCGATTTCTCTGGCTACCCCGATTGCCGCGACGACACCATGAAGGCCATGCAAATTGCCTTGTCGCTGGGCATGGACCGCCGCTTGTTGATTGAGACACCTTTGATGTGGATCGACAAAGCGCAGACCTGGCAGCTGGCCTTCGACCTTGGCCAAAAAGCCCATGCCGATGGTGGCCACCAGTTAGTGGACCTCATCGTGGAGCACACCCACACCTGCTACATGGGTGACCGCACGCATCGCCATGATTGGGGCTACGGCTGTGGCACCTGCCCTGCATGTGATTTGCGCGCTAAGGGCTGGGAGCGCTGGAAGTTCTAA
- the gspF gene encoding type II secretion system inner membrane protein GspF, with protein sequence MPAYSFEALDAQGQTHRGVLEADTARTARSQLRAQDLVPLKVKPVQRTSSGLNTVIWESKVFGSTALAVWTRQLSGLVNAGLPLERALAALSDEAETPRQRDLVSALRTEVNAGAPFAKALSQHPREFSAIFTAVIGAGEQSGHLGLVLERLADDLQEQQNLRGKLLAAGLYPAIVCVVALVIVLFLLAYVVPQVAQVFGSNQQQLPALTSFMLALSSFVQNFWLWGLVLVALLSAGGHVALKQADVRLRFDAMWLQLPLIGRLARGYNAARFASTLAMLATAGVPILKALQAAADTLSNTALKRDAQDALVLVREGAPLASALAQHKRFPRLLVMFSRLGEQTGTLPTMLQRAAAQLSEEVQRRALQLATILEPLLIVAMGAMVMLIVLAVMLPIIQLNQWVR encoded by the coding sequence ATGCCCGCCTATTCGTTTGAAGCCCTAGACGCCCAAGGCCAAACGCACCGTGGCGTGCTCGAGGCCGATACCGCGCGCACCGCACGCAGCCAGTTGCGCGCGCAAGATTTGGTGCCCCTCAAAGTGAAACCTGTGCAGCGCACCAGCAGCGGCTTGAACACCGTCATTTGGGAAAGCAAAGTGTTTGGCAGCACGGCATTGGCTGTGTGGACGCGTCAACTCTCAGGCCTAGTCAACGCAGGCTTGCCACTCGAACGCGCATTGGCTGCGTTGAGCGACGAAGCAGAAACGCCCCGCCAACGCGACTTGGTGTCTGCCCTGCGCACCGAGGTGAATGCGGGCGCACCGTTTGCCAAAGCGCTGAGTCAGCACCCGCGTGAGTTCAGTGCCATCTTCACCGCGGTGATTGGCGCGGGAGAGCAAAGCGGCCACTTAGGCCTGGTACTCGAACGCTTGGCCGACGATTTGCAAGAGCAGCAAAACTTGCGCGGCAAGTTGTTGGCAGCAGGTCTGTACCCCGCCATCGTGTGTGTGGTGGCGTTGGTCATCGTGTTGTTTTTGCTGGCCTATGTCGTGCCGCAAGTGGCGCAGGTGTTTGGCAGCAACCAGCAGCAACTCCCCGCGCTCACGAGCTTCATGTTGGCCTTGAGTAGCTTTGTACAAAACTTTTGGTTGTGGGGCTTGGTGCTGGTTGCCTTGTTATCCGCTGGTGGCCATGTGGCGTTGAAACAAGCCGATGTGCGCTTGCGTTTTGATGCCATGTGGTTGCAGTTGCCGTTGATTGGCCGCTTGGCCCGTGGCTACAACGCTGCACGCTTTGCCAGCACCTTGGCCATGCTGGCCACCGCAGGTGTGCCGATTTTGAAAGCCTTGCAAGCAGCAGCCGACACACTCAGCAACACAGCGCTTAAGCGCGATGCGCAAGACGCATTGGTGCTGGTGCGTGAAGGCGCACCGCTGGCATCGGCCCTTGCGCAGCACAAACGCTTTCCACGTTTGTTGGTGATGTTCTCGCGCTTGGGCGAGCAGACCGGCACACTGCCCACCATGCTGCAACGCGCAGCTGCACAGCTGAGCGAAGAAGTGCAGCGCCGCGCTTTGCAACTGGCAACAATTCTGGAGCCCTTGCTCATCGTGGCAATGGGTGCGATGGTGATGCTGATTGTTTTAGCGGTCATGCTGCCCATCATTCAACTCAATCAGTGGGTGAGGTAA
- a CDS encoding lipocalin family protein, giving the protein MLLKRPWLVIGLAAATLQLASFKVAAQSAATPAVLPAVTTIAALDVPRYMGTWYEIAKFPNRFQAKCVANTRAQYLAQTDGSLQVLNSCATADGSTIDALGKAIQVGAASSPQLQVRFAPAWLSWLPQVWGDYWVIDLDADYQLAAVSDSKREYLWVLSRTPQVDAKTYAALINRLKAQYFEVHKLERTPQSPATR; this is encoded by the coding sequence ATGTTGCTCAAACGTCCATGGCTGGTGATTGGTTTAGCCGCCGCCACCTTGCAACTGGCCTCTTTCAAAGTGGCCGCACAAAGCGCCGCTACGCCAGCTGTATTGCCAGCGGTAACCACCATCGCCGCGCTGGACGTGCCGCGTTACATGGGCACTTGGTATGAGATTGCCAAATTCCCCAACCGCTTCCAAGCCAAGTGTGTGGCCAACACGCGCGCGCAGTACTTGGCGCAAACCGATGGCTCGCTGCAAGTGCTCAACAGCTGTGCCACGGCTGACGGCAGCACCATTGACGCTTTGGGCAAAGCCATTCAAGTGGGTGCGGCCTCATCGCCTCAATTGCAAGTGCGTTTTGCGCCCGCCTGGCTGAGTTGGCTGCCACAGGTGTGGGGCGACTATTGGGTGATTGACCTCGATGCCGACTACCAACTGGCCGCCGTGAGCGACAGCAAGCGCGAATACCTGTGGGTGTTGTCGCGCACACCGCAGGTCGATGCAAAAACTTATGCAGCGCTGATCAACCGCCTGAAGGCTCAATACTTTGAGGTGCACAAACTCGAACGCACACCTCAGTCGCCCGCCACACGCTAA